A stretch of DNA from Rhinoraja longicauda isolate Sanriku21f chromosome 9, sRhiLon1.1, whole genome shotgun sequence:
acattttgggtcgaggcccttcttcagactggagaaggctgAAGAAGCTTCTCGATCCGAAtgttatccattccttttctcctaaaaaaatgctgcctgacccgctgagttattccagtattttgtgtctatctttggtgtaaaccagcatccgcagttccttcctacacatttcctccatTAGACTTGCATCCACTTTTTACATTTTATTGAGAGTATTTCCCAGATTCAAAAATTCCTAACATCCCCTTGCCACTCTTGCCTTTCAAAATGGTCACCTTGACTCAATGAAGCAGCATCAGGAACAAGTTTATTCCAGTGAAGCTCTAAAAAATACACaaaggagtacctcagcaggtcgggcagcatcttcggagaacatggattggtgttgattcacgtcgggacccttcttctgtcccCATCTCAATGAATTCTGAGCACATCAtgatgtagagctcttcttccgtcaccTCCGCGTCTGGGCCTTTTTCTCTGACAAGGAGTCCTCATGACCCAGtgatgtccccttcccccacctccaacACCTCCTCCTTGTGGACTTCCCCTGTTGGTTGGCTTTCTACCCTCCCTGGAccttttttatttccaactgccagCACAACATCAACATCTTAACTCCTCCACTCCCCTAATAGACTCCAATCACACCCCTTCTGAAtgcacagccctccactcactcgccgatccatgctctccagaaatgctgcctgacccgctgagttacttcagcactgatctataaaatcatgagagggtatagattgggtagacacacacagtctcttgcccagagtaggggaatcaagaatcagaggacataggtttaaggtgagggtggaaagatttaataggaatctgaggggtaattttttcgcacaaaaggtgctgggtgtatggaacgagctgtcagaggaggtagttgagtccggtgctatcgcaacgtttaagaaacaattaggcagttacatggataggacaggtttagtgggatttgggccaaacgcaggctgggtgggactagtgtagctgggacattgttggccggtgtgggcatgttgggctgaagggcctgtatccacattgtatcactatgactctttaCGTTAACAAAcaaccccaatattagtgcaaaacaaaagcccaaaacCCTTCATGCAACCAAGACATTTCAGAGTTTAATTGGtgtttgcagtgttcaagagcccgaTCAAAGTCGTAGGGTTTGTGAGTGttttagaaagaaagaaagaaagaaagaaagaggtgTTTGAGAACTtagttcctttctaaaggtatgtaggttaattggctgggtaaatgtaaaaattgtccctagtgggtgtaggatagtgttaatgtacgggggtcgctgggcggcacggacttggtgggccgaaaaggcctgtttctggctgtatagatacgatatgatatgatatgataaaggtatgtcctttaattctgagaccatggcctctagtcctagactctcccactcgtgactTTTGTGTTTCtttgtgtaatccagcatctacagttccttgtatctacattttaACCCTCCACTTACAGAATTACCCAAACTTATAAATCTTCCATTAAGACTGTTTCTGTCATGGGTCACTATCCTTATGATTATTTTGGCTCCAATCCCAGATGTGAGTGAAAAAGCTGTAAATCCTTAATTTACTAAACCGACTCAGACTAATGATTAACCAGTGACATATTTTGAGATTTccagttgttttttttgttctcATGAAAACTATTTGAATTTGATTAAAGTTTGGTGTTGATTTGAAGTGTTCGCAGTTTAGAAACCGTCTTCCAGTATGAATTTGCCGGGACAAAGTTAGGATTTATATATGAATCAATCAAGCCTTAAATCTGTTACACATGATGACTGTAGGCTATTTCTGCTTGATATGCTTCTTAAACTACCTTTGTAAAGGTCAGGGAAAGTGGCTGCAAAGGCATGTGAATGAAAAGAAGCTATTTCCATTTAGGATCATTTGGAGGTTCTTATGTCTGTTTCCTTAATGGTGAAGAGCTCATCTTTCGTTCTAAATTATAGTCAAATAAATTTGTAaccgtttaatttagagatacaacgtggaaactggcccattcccatgcccacgccgaccaacgattacccgtACGCTACTTCTCTGttctcccactttcgcatcctacacactttacAGAGGACAATCTAAACCACAAAGTTGCACTTACAAAACTCAGGAAGCTACAAACTTGggattgcgggaggaaaccggagcacctggagaaaacccacgcagacacggggagaacgtacaaactccgtacagacagcagacgtagtcagtattgaacccgggtccctggcactgaaaggcagaagctctactgctgttccatcaagtccgcgccgaccatcaatcacccacacagtagttctatcctacacactggggatcatttacagaagccaattaacctacaaaccgccgtgtctttggagtgcgggagggaaaggagcacctggggaaaaacccatgcggccacagggagaacgtacaaactccgcacagacagcacccatagtcgggatcgaagccctTTCTTTGGTGatttgaggcagtaactctaccactgcgccactgtgctgcctcacagtgatcaTAAACTAGACAATAGAAATAATTTCTATAATGTGATTATTAAATGTGCCAAGCATCCGCCTATCATCTCAACTAATTCTAGCCTCTAAACCAAGATTTtccattttcctttttttccccacattgaGTCCCATAATAACCAATGTAGTTCAGAACTGCAGTAACAGGTTAGTTATCTCTTTATTTTCATTAAATTGAACCTGAGTACAGTAAATACACCAATCTCTTccttgtggaaacaaggaatgcagatgctggttaatacaaaaaaatgaaccaaagtgcaggagtaactcagcagatttaaTTTACTCTATTTGgagctacagtgcggaaacaggcccttccgtgctggtccgtgctgaccagcgatccccgcacattaacactatcctacacccactagggacaatttttacacttaccatgccaattaacctacaagcctgtacgtctttggagtgcgggaggaaaccgaagatctcggagaaaacccacgcaggtcacggcagcatttccggaaaacatggatagttgatgtttcgggtcaggacacgtTTTCAGACTCAATTCAggatgtctgaagaagtgccccgatccaaaacgtcacctctccattttctccagagaagctgccttaccagctgagttactccatcattttgtgtctttctttggtataaaccaccatctgtaattcatttttattacattgaaACGGGCCTTTTTTCCCCACTTAGTCCactcgttcacattagttctacgttatcccactgtctacacattagggtcaattttacagagggcaattaatatGAAACCCCACGTCTTTAGGGTGTGGAAGGAACAGGGgcacctggaggagacccacatggtcacagggagaacgtgcaatctccacacagacagcacctgaggtcaggatcgtaccttagtctctggcgctgtgaggcagcagctctgccaactgtaccactgtgccatcctgtatCATTGAAGTACTTATTCTTCAATTTCCAAGCTATGCACCCAAGTAGGTAAAGCAACGAGCTGAATCTTGTCAATGCTCGAAAGACTCATCTGAAAATAGATGAACCACGAAATAAGCTTCCCCTATGGATGGCTGCACAGGTTCTCAAAATACTGTGTACATGTATCAGGGCATCTGGTTTCATCAGAATCAAGTTAGGTCATGTCCTTATCGGAACATAGTTTTCCCATTAAAGATAGATTCCGGATTCATAAATGTTGAAGTTTCTAATTGTTCCACTAAAGTAAGGAATAAAGtggcgctgcctcacagcgccagaaagccgggttcgatcctgactacgggggctgtctgtgtggagtttgcacgttctccccctgtgaccatgtgcctgtcctgcgggtgctccggtttcctcccacatcccaaagacgtgcgggttcgtggattaattggccgctgtaaattgccccctagtgtgtagggagtggatgcaaaactgcgacaacatagagctagtgtaaacgggtgatggatggtcggcgtggactcggtgggccattgggcctgtttccacactcttatctgtaaaactaaaaaactaaaaactaaaagtcTTTCCTTTTTCAAAACTAAATGTTATCTGCTTCAGCAGGCAGCATCATACAGGAAGAAATCTTTTTGGCTCATTTCAGAAATAACCTTTTCCTTATTAACCTCACTAGCCGCACTTCCTGCTTTTGCTTTTGTGCTTAATATAAAATTGATGTGAAATCAGGATTCGTTTTCTCAGCTGGAAATATCTGAGCTGCATGCAATAGAAAATTAAGATTGACATTGATATACTTTGGGTGGGGAAACATTTTACAAATATGGAACGTTTGAATCTACAACCTTGGGACTTGATGATCATGAATACTTTAATTCATTCACAATATTCCTTTTGCAGTGTTAAAAAAAGTTGCTGCACAAAAATGGAAAGCTTAAGCAAAGATGACTCGAGCGATTCCTTGACACAAGCACTGCCTGATGTAACAGAAGATGAGCAAAATGTAGCCCAACCTGCTGTGGATTTGAGCCGTGAGACTCAGGATGTAAATAACGGTGGAAAAGAAGATTGTATGAACCCAGTTCAAAGCGAGTTATTGCTTCCTGCCATAAAACTGGAAGAATATATCAACAGGAGCCAGCCAGCGCCACAGAGCTGCCAGCAGCCTGCTCGATCTATTCAGCAGCTGAAGGCGGATTTGAAAAGCACTGGGGATGTGGGTGAGTCAGCATTGTCGAATCTCAAACGAAacggagcaaacaaacaaacacaaactaCGCGAAGGAGGGTCTCCGCTCAGAGTGGAACAGGTCGTGCCGTCAGGGTCATTTCTAGAGGGTCCCCTACGTCTCCTGACCAAGCCAAAACGGAGATGGGCTCTCCCGAGTCTTCAAGAAAACCATTGAGGAGAAAAACGCCAGTTAAACCGAATTCCCATTCTAGGAGGTCAGTTAAAGGCAAGGCAGACTGCCTACTCCTTGCCAGCAGAGAGGCAGGTGGATGCTTGCTTTCCACACTCAGTTCCCCCCAAGACTTCTGCCATGTGAATAAACACAAAAGGAGAAGATTAACAACGCAGAACAAGCCCGCGGGAGGTTCAGAGGTGCCGCCTCCAAGTCATTCAGGCTCTGAGTCTCAGAGTTCTGCCTCCAGCACCGCATTGATAAAAGGCAATTCAGGGAAAGAAAACGTGCCAAGAACATCAAGACTTCGAAGGCCAAAAAAGGCTGCAGCCCTCAGGAGTGAAGATGTTGCCCTGAGATAGTTTCCACCGGTTGGCAGTTAAAGTGTTTGCATGTTACAGGAGACAATGAATGTTGTGCATTTGTACGTTACTTtataaaactaaaccaaataataACCTAAACCAAAAATCTCTCTTCTACAACTGCTGAGATGCCAACAGCCTTCCTCCTGTTTTTTCACCTGTAACATAATAAATTCAAGACTGTCTAAACTGCTTACTTTTAATTTAGTTCAATCTTCTTTTCATAGCCTTGATTAATAATAGGAATCATATTATGTTATCCATAAAACTGTTAAATTTGATATTGGCTTACAAATGTGGAGATAGTATATTTTAAGCCTACCTCTTTACTATCTAATGTATTATATATTTGCTGTTCTCGAAATTGTTTAATTTCGTACTTCACAATAAAGGTTTCCATAGACTTGCAAACTGTCTATTCTCTTATTTGGTTTTCACTTTACATCAAGGCAGCTctgtaggactttggtcaggacgcagttggagtattgcatgcagttgccccattgcaggaacgatatagaggttttggagagggtgcagacgaggtttaccagaacgctgcctggattagagtgtgtcagctgcagggagaaagaggcttttaagaggcttttagatagacacacggAAATGCAGGGCGTAGAGGgagatggaccatgtgcaggcagatgagaccagtttaaattggcatcatgttcggcacaaacactgtgggctgaagagcccgttcctgtgctgtgctgttctacattCTAATGTTCACCCATCAAGGTCTGTTCTTGCTGTGGGAGCGGTTTGATGAAATAAATATGGTGTTTTATGACATTATAATGTTCACAAATTACACTAATAATGTTCAATTAAGACATAATTGGAGTCGAATCAAGCCAGAAAGACATGAGATATTCACCACTAATGTTTAGCTTTTCTCTCCAAGTGTCCAAGTTTGCGTCATTAAAAATTATCCGAGTTGTATTTTGGTCTTTATTACTGGTAAACCTGAAAAACCTGATGAACCAGAGTCTTTATAGTCATCATAGTTTGATGATATAGCTGCAAAGAAATATTTCTATCATCAACTTACacaccagtggcgcagcggtagagtagctgccttacagcgccggagaccctgattcgatcctgactacgggcgctgtctgtacggagtttgtacgttctccccgtgacctgcgtgggttttctccggtgtctccagattcttcccacacccccaaagacgtacaggtttgtaggttaattggcttcagtaagttgtaaaattgtaggatagcgtcagtgtatggggattgttggtcggtgcagactcagttggcc
This window harbors:
- the slx4ip gene encoding protein SLX4IP isoform X1 codes for the protein MPSNKFVLKCGNFAVLVDPYILPPGTNKDTSWFTEHHKEEISTLLKENIDLRIKQYLEARKQHRNVQTKSNKELTPNNPLCLKGQNFRLAAYFMKRHANLRCITKQQFCGLNVFPDRFVVCLTPCEADPMKRVAMEQIISAKHGASEYFTGESEFSDACISIQKKKETLKEIVKKSCCTKMESLSKDDSSDSLTQALPDVTEDEQNVAQPAVDLSRETQDVNNGGKEDCMNPVQSELLLPAIKLEEYINRSQPAPQSCQQPARSIQQLKADLKSTGDVGESALSNLKRNGANKQTQTTRRRVSAQSGTGRAVRVISRGSPTSPDQAKTEMGSPESSRKPLRRKTPVKPNSHSRRSVKGKADCLLLASREAGGCLLSTLSSPQDFCHVNKHKRRRLTTQNKPAGGSEVPPPSHSGSESQSSASSTALIKGNSGKENVPRTSRLRRPKKAAALRSEDVALR
- the slx4ip gene encoding protein SLX4IP isoform X2, giving the protein MPSNKFVLKEISTLLKENIDLRIKQYLEARKQHRNVQTKSNKELTPNNPLCLKGQNFRLAAYFMKRHANLRCITKQQFCGLNVFPDRFVVCLTPCEADPMKRVAMEQIISAKHGASEYFTGESEFSDACISIQKKKETLKEIVKKSCCTKMESLSKDDSSDSLTQALPDVTEDEQNVAQPAVDLSRETQDVNNGGKEDCMNPVQSELLLPAIKLEEYINRSQPAPQSCQQPARSIQQLKADLKSTGDVGESALSNLKRNGANKQTQTTRRRVSAQSGTGRAVRVISRGSPTSPDQAKTEMGSPESSRKPLRRKTPVKPNSHSRRSVKGKADCLLLASREAGGCLLSTLSSPQDFCHVNKHKRRRLTTQNKPAGGSEVPPPSHSGSESQSSASSTALIKGNSGKENVPRTSRLRRPKKAAALRSEDVALR